The following nucleotide sequence is from Salvia miltiorrhiza cultivar Shanhuang (shh) chromosome 7, IMPLAD_Smil_shh, whole genome shotgun sequence.
TCCGGTTGGCGGGAGCTTGAGGCGCCGGCGGTTCTACGCTTCTTTGGGGCCATGGTACCTGGATTAATTGCTAGTTAGAAACCATGTAAACATCCACAAGATTTCAAAACAAGCCAACTAACATCCCCTTTCTATCTCTCTTGACAAAAATCAACTTCTTGTGTCTATCATAATCCCCCACATCATGCTAAGTCTTTCAAAAGATACAAAGCCTCATGAATATTATCAATGCCACAATCAACATCACATATAATCTTCAAATAAAAACCAATCAAAATCAAAGCAAAGACAATATCCCCTTGAGACTTAACAATTCTAGAACTAGCATGCTCTTGTGGATTCCATCACTCATCAACACCAACAATGATCTATCAATAAGTTCAAACACCCACACAAAGCAATTGATTCAAACTCCCTAAACAATTAAGCTCACAAAAAAATTCTAGCATAAACCCTAGCTTTACTAACCCATCAcaaattccaaaatcaaaccAAAGAAACGTAGTAATAGCATAGGAATGATACTAGATTTAGAGTTAGAAGCACATACCTTGAGGATTTAGgagtgattttcgaaaattctaGTGTTCTTGAGCAAAAACCCCAAATTCGTGAATCTCCCGATGTGGTGGATGAAAACCCAAAGTAATCGGATGGAAAGAGAGCTAGTGATGTGGGTAATGGATGTATGGAAGGAATTGAGAAGATTCAAAGCCGTTTGGGAGTAATTGGATGAAGATTTTTCGACCAAAATGCTACTATGTGTGCTGAGTGTGTGTTTTGGGTGTAAGATAGGAAAAATAGGGGAAAAACGTGATTTAAAACTGACCTGGGCcgttcggcgaccaactcggcgatcgccgagttggtcgccgtttttcgGCATTTGAATGAAGGATttcggcgaccgccgttttTCGGAACCAAGTGCAAATTTTCGTCCAGGGAGaacggcgacctggccggcgatcgccgttcGGGTCGCCGATTTTGAGTTTTGATCGCCGAATTTcgattttcccttttttttttactgcaAAAACGAAACACACTAGGAAAAACATTAAAAACGAAGAAAaactaacaaaataaaaactaacAAAAGCGAGAGGAAAAACAACGACAAAcgaaaagcaataaaaacaagcaagaactaacaaagcaataaaaattgggttacctcccaacaagtgctaaaattaacgtctatagcttgacgaTACCTCCAATCATGGATCAATGAAGTTGACCACTTCCACGTCGTGGTCTATCTCAGCTTTGAAGTACGGTTTGAGGCGATGTCCATTAACAGTGAAAGTGGACCCATTCGATGCAAGCAACTCATaagtcccattccaattgctcttgtgaaccacatacggacctctccatctagactgcagcttgccaggaaaaaGTCGAAGCTTAGAATCATACAAGAGTACCTCATGTCCCGGCTTGAATTCCTTTGTGCGAATGCTCAAATCATGAAACTTCTTCGCCCTTTCCTTGTAAATACGGGAACTCTCATACGCttcattcctccactcatccaacTCTGTCAACATATCTCGCCTTGTATGaccggcctccttgaactccaaattgattttcctcgtcgcccaatatgccttgtgctctatctcaacaggtaaatgacaggatttgccaaaaacaagttgataaggagacataccaattggagtcttgtaggtggtgcgatacgcccaaagagcatcatccaagtgcttggcccaatctttcttgttggcgacgctcttctccaaaatctgcttgatttctcgatttgccaactctacctgcccattagcttgaggatgatatggaatcgtcaccttgtgctttactccatacttcgccaaaacgcttgctagcagcttgttgttgaagtgcaaacccccatcactaagcaacgctctcggtgctccgaatcgagtcaaaatattcttttgcaagaatttaatgactacctttgaATCATTGGTGACAGTcgggatcgcctccacccatctagacACATATTCCGCCGCAAGcaatatataggaaaaaccacatgaagtagggaaaggacccatgaagtcaattccccaaacatcaaatagCTCTACCTCAACAATGATGTTCTGTGGCATCTCATCCCGCTtggtaatgttgcccatgcgttggcatcgatcacaagacttcacgaaagcatggcaatctgcaaaaattgaaggccaatagaatccactatgatttaccttcatggccgtgcggttggcagcaaagtgacctccactaggtgagctatggcactcctcaatgatctttggccattcatgctccctaacacatcgccgaataaagccatcggcgcatctccggtataggtaaggatcctcccaataataaaacttgacatcatggaggaacttcttcttttgatagtgcgacaaccCCTCAAGAAGaactccaataaccaagtagttgctataatcggcataccaaggatccttaaatagcaCCGCCCAAATTTGCTCATCGGGGAAAGACTCATTAatggccatcttcggatcatccccctcgatcggattctccaatcgagacaagtggtcagctaccacattctcacatcccttgcgatctcggatctccatatcaaactcttgcagtaataagatccaacgaatcaagcggggcttggagtccttctttgtgaacaagtagcggatggcggcatgatcagtgtagacaattgaatgagttccaatcaaataagaacggaacttatcaaaggcatacactacagctagcagctccttctccgtggtagtgtagttcatctgcgcagaatccaaggttttactagtgtagtaaattaccttgaacatcttatctctcttttgccccaacacagctcccacggcccaatcgctagcatcgcacatcaactcaaacggggcactccaatccggtgtgatcaaaactggcgtagtggtcagtgcagctttcaacttctcaaaggagacgaggcactcatcggtgaagacaaacttcacatccttctctagcaaagcacaaagtggcttggacagcttggagaagtctttgatgaatcgcctataaaatcctgcatgccccaGAAAACTCCGCACCGACTTCACAGACGTAGGAGGCGGCAACTTCTCTAtagccacgatcttagcacgatccacctctagaccttgggcagaaaccttatgccccaaaacaatgccttctcgaaccatgaagtggcatttttcccaattgagcactagtgccgtctcctcacaacgctgcaatacttgagcaagattgtccaaacaattatcaaaggaggaaccaaaaacagaaaagtcatccatgaatacctccataatgttttcaatcaacccatggaaaatcgccatcatgcagcgttgaaaagtggcaggagcattgcagagaccaaaagatatcctcctaaaagcaaaaacgccatagggacaagtaaaagcggtcttatgctgatcctccggggctatcataatttgattgtagctcgacactactagaaaaacgctcatagataacggattttatccgttatctatgagcaaaaaaaccgttgtgtatagtggtgttatctattctatacgtcatacacaacggtttcaaaaccgttatgtatagtagcatagataacggtacgatgtgtcatacataacagtacgcatccgttatctataaaggttatacataacggtttttcaccgttatgtattaagatttttccgttatgtattaatttttttttaatttttttttatcatagttaacagttttttgcactttttataacggttttaaccgttatctttgatagaatacataacggtttttcaccgttatgtattaagatttttccgttatgtattaattttttttatcatagttaacagttttttgcactttttataacggttttaaccgttatctttgatagaatacataacggtttttcaccgttatgtattaagatttttccgttacgtattaatttttttttatcatagttaacagttttttgcactttttataacggttttaatcgttatctttgatagaatacataacggttttttgcactttttataacgatttttgcactttttataacgattttaactgttatctttaattagaatacataacgattttttgcaccttttataatagttttttgcactttatataattgtagtatattttaaaattttgcaatttttataaaacgacaaaatgataaaatcaacgataacaatattatatatcatccaaaaaattcatacattattatacaaatgaaccaaatatcaagtatacatcatcattgcatattccgattcaaaattgaaaataccaactacCTTATAGCTAATGATTGGCCTGGGAACTTGAACATTAATATCAAGTATGCAAATGATTCACAAATTCTTCTTGTATCTTACTCAAAGGCATGCTAGATAGAGCACTTGTATCTTCTTGAATCCACAATGAGAAGAATTGATCTAGCGCCATCTTGTCACCTAGCAAAAAGATAAGAGaatcaacaaaaatcaaatcaggattGTTCTCTGCAAATTGTCTGTGTTTGAATAATTAATCATTAGACGAACACAAGGTTCCTCAGAGTTGCATACATAACTAGGTTCCATATATCAAGTTGTTGTTTCTGAAAGAAAATTATGCTTTGATCGATTGCACTAGTACAGGAATTGAACTGAACAACAGAAAAAATAAGGATATCCAAATGTGAAGACAATATCATAATATAACATGTATGGTTCGAGATAATGATGCACTGAGTACTTGGTACAAAGAAAAGAGATCTCAAATAGACATTTAAGATCCATACATAACAGGAGgttgacaaaataaattaactgtGGAAAACAAGGCAGATGACATGTTCCAGCGATACCATGATGAGAAACTAGTCTAGGTGGAGAGGTTAGCATCAGTTGTAGTCATAAACACTTACCAAATATGCAGCACAAATTATTTACCTGATGTTGGGTGAAAGCACCAGGAGCACCAACTTTAAATGGTATCTCATCAGAATAGCtcaaaaatcttcaaaacagTGGACTTTGAAAACGCACTTCAAAAATCATTCTTAATCAGTGAAGCAGCTACAATATCTCAAATTAAGACAAAACATTCACATTAGCTACTAATTTTTAAATCagaaattgatttaaaataaaGCAGAGTAACATAAGTGAAGGTAATTAAACACATAGAAAACACGGAGTCACAAAAGTGCAAGACCATTTCCCATTAACAGTTGTTTCCATATGTATAAAGCAAATTAGGTGCTTTTAGTTTCTGGTTTAATCACTACAAAGTGCAACAAATCTCATTCATGTTAATGGGAAATAAGgacaaaatacaaataatactatatattcAATAGTTGTATTCATTTAAACTTACATGAGAGAAACTACAGTTAAATATTTCCATGGTGGAAAACCAGGAAAATGTCATTAGATGAATTAAAGGTAAAGTAAAAACGAGTGTCTCCTCATATGCCTCGCGATAAACATCACTGGCCTCACATTGACTATTATtctagaaaaaggaaaaaacaaacaaacaaacagaTTACAGATGAGTATCATTTTGTAAAGTTTATCTGGAATTTGTTGGAGAATCAAAGTAAAATTCTATTGTTACTATGTGGATAATGTAACAAAAATATAGGGCATAGTATCAACAAGCCAAAACAATTCATCACATATTGATATTAAAGCTTCTAAATGAGCTAAAATGAAATTTAAGCCTCAAATAGTTTCTGAAAATGCAATCTTGAACAAGTCTTTAAGGAGCCAACCGACACTCCTGCTTTTGATTATGTTGAATTTTCAGTCATATTAAATCAACATTACTTGAGCTTGATGTATTAGTCAACTGAGTAATATTAAATCAACATTACTTGAGCTTGAATTTTCAGTCATATTAGCCAACTTATAAGTcatctatttttcttttaacaTCATCTAGGAAAGGGAATCTTCGCAATTTGCACAGTTCTCAACTTTAATAGTGAATCCAGCAGAACTTACAGATATGATGGCTGCTAAGCACGGGATCAAGAGCAGACCGGCAATCCATGAGAGTTACAACTGCATACTTCTCCCACTGTTCATCAGGGAACCTTTTTGAGGCATGACAAGCAATTAATCCGGCTGCTGCTAAAACTGCACTGAACTTTATCTTATTAGAGTTGCAACGCTGCCAAAGTAATGCCAAAACTGAAATCAGTAAGCAGAAATAGTTGTTATGGGATGGTAGATCAAAATAAGTTAGTACGATAACAAGAGCAGCACAAGAGGATTCGGCATATGAACCAAAAAGATCAGATCCCATTCCAGCAATATCTCCGACATTATCACCAACATTGTCAGCAATGACCTGCAAAATGTGACTAGAATTAACTTCAAAACAGAGATATCAACCAAAAAGCATAGCAGATATCTTACAATAGGATTTCTAGGGTCATCTTCAGGGATGTTTCTTTCAACCTTTCCAACAAGATCAGCACCTACATCAGCAGCTTTAGTGTAAATTCCACCTCCAACTCTCCAAAACACACAGAGAAGATAAAATGACCTAAAAGGCAGATTCAAATATAACAACTAACTTTATTCTAGTGTTTCATACATATCTTTTCTCCACCTAGCAATCACCATTACTACCCCATTTCCAAGAAAAGAAGAGTATAAACATTCAACTCCATTTTTGTCCAAGAAAACAGATATAGATATACACAACACATAGGCTCAGAATCATATCTGCaaattatatcaatagaaaccacCTTAAAACTATAACCTTGATCGATCAAAAACTGCTGCCTTTTTGTTGAATAATACATTCCTACATCACAAAAATAGTAGGATCTCAAGTGAATTGCTAATGAATAAAATAGCAACACATTCTGAAATTAGAAGCCTAAGATACCTGAGTGTTTGTAGATACGAGAGAGTAGAAAAATGCATTGTACTCTTCCGCACCTCCTGCCACCGTGTCCTGAGGCTTCATCTACAACCAAGAACATTTACAGAATAAGACTTAAAAGTTTTCCAATAGAAGACAATCTTGTCATTATCTCAATTTGCAAAATCTCCCAAATCATTTTGTGCCTGgcaatatttttttctcaaagaattcttaaaaaattcaaaaatcaaacttccaAAACACCCAAATAGTCTGCCGCCTTACCTGCTGTTGTCAATTGCTTCTGCTGCGGAGTCACCCAATTGAGACAGAGGCCGAATGAGGTGGAAGGTCGGTCGACGGAGGCACAATCGCTGGGTGCTTGCAGCAGTGGGCGCTATAGTCGACGTACAGATGAAGCAGGGGCAACATGGACCGTCGGACGACAGAGAAAGGCCGGAGgcgagagagattgagagaggcAGGGGCTTGAGCATAGAAGATTTGGCTGGGCACAGCGCCTAGCGCGACTGCAGGCAGAGCGGCGAAAACGGCCGTCGCAGGCAGAACGACGGCTAGGGTTTTTGAGCCGTGGGAAAGCGCCGAGGCGGCAGGCAGAGTGGCGACTGCGCGGAGGAGGAAAGCGCCGAGGCGGCAGCGGTGCGATGCAGCGACAAGGGTGGGCGGGCGCGAGGCAGCAGCGAGGGTGGGTGGGCGCGGGGCAACAGCGAGGGTGGGCGGCGACGGGCCTGCgcggggcagcggcgccggcggcggagtcgagaggggagagagagagagtcgagagacaGGGAGGACGCAGGAGAAGGCAGAGAGATTAGATGAGAGAGACGAACAGAACTAGGGTTTGTAGTTTTGGGgggttaatttctaaatttcctaaataaaattatttaattttaatttttaaatatttagatttctaatttagattttatataagtgttacttaatcataaaacaaaaaaatgttatgatttttttatttttcaaagtctatatctaggaataaattcacattttaggataaataatttatttgttattttttaatataatataagataatataatattattttaaaaaaattaataaaaaaaattatacataacagtttttagagacgttcatacataacggttcaaaaaccgttgtaaatgactcttatacataacggttctttacCGTTATAAAtaactgttataaaagatggtcatagataacggtggcacaacggttttgtaataccgttatgtatgcaactaatagataacgcaaaaacataacgcatttgttcaaaccgttatctatgcatttagacaacactacatagataacggattttcgcaaaaccgttatctattcctaaaagtgcgttcatacataacggtttttgaaaaaaaccgttatctatgcactgttatgtatgtaaacttttgtagtagtgcgagtacccatccaagaaacagtagtactcatatcctgccaagcggtcaagcatctgatcaataaatggcaaaggaaagtgatccttacgtgtggctgcattcaaagctcgatagtcaatgcacacgcgccatcctgtgactagcctcgtagctataagctcatctctctcatccttaaccacagtcatgcctcccttcttagagacaacttgagttgggctcacccactcactatcagagatggcatatatgattcctgcatccaaccacttgagcacctcctttctcacaacttcttgcatcgccggattcaaacgtcgatgcggctgcaccttaggcttgtattcctgctctaataaaatacgatgcatgcaaatagaaggactaattcctttgatgtcagaaatagaccatcctatagcagacttgtatttcctcaacactcgcatcaacttctccaactccaacggagataaataagcagacacaataacaggaaacgtttcattctcacccaaaaattggtacctcaagtgctcaggaagcggtttcagctcaagtttgggtgcagctgcagctgcagctggcgcAGGAAACTCAGCTCCTTTTTCCGTGGacttgcttcccccatcaacaggtttgtgaatatccatgtaaggcacaggatcgatgggatggctctctacggcctccagctctgcaatataatctaaaatctcatcacacgcctcatcaagatcggaataaggatataaggactgtgtgatgcactcctccaaaggatcatctacagctgcaggaaaatccACCATAGTATCAATTAGGTTGCAATCCTCAACTtgtggctcagctggcttcttcatcgcatcatagatagacaacgtcatcttctcatcattgacacgaaaagtcagatctccctcctgaacatctatcaacgcacggcccgtagctagaaacggacgccccaagatcaatggagtattcttgtcctccggcatgtccaatactacgaaatctgcaggaaagataaactgctccacctgcactagaacatcctccacaactcccttgggataagtaagggaacgatctgccatctgcaaagcaatagatgtaggcttgatttctccaatctccaaccggttgaaaatagagagaggcatcaaattgatgcttgcccctaaatcacacAGAACACgtgagaaattctgccctccaatcacacaagctatagtaaagctgccaggatccttctgcttcaatggtagctttctttgtagcacagcactgcattcctcggaaagattaatcgtctcatatttccccaacttcttcttgttggagactgcatccttgaggaacttggcgtagcctggcatatctctcaaagcatcaagtaaaggaatattGATGTGCAACTTTGAAAATACCTCcataaacttggctaacttttcatccatctttggctttgccagGCGACGCGGGaaaggcgctacaggcttgtactctggcctgggaaacgtaggagtaggattgggctccttcacagcagcagaactcgatgccttagaagtaggcggcgaatcgcaaACAATCGTCTCCAAATCATCCTCCTCGATGATCTCTACACCTTTTTCCTTTCCATCCTGCAGCTCTGGATGATTCTGATACTGAGTCCCGCTCCTTAgatgaatcgcattacactgatttttaggattgatctcagtgttgctaggaaactttcctggtgtgtgctgcgcagctgcttggttggcaatttgaccaacttgagtctccaaaatctgcacttgtttggacagtgatgaaacatgatttcctatttgactcacttggttctccatgttggtcttccacgcacctacattcgtttccaaaccacctatctttcccaatacctgcttcatcatgtcttccatcgaatctttcttttgctcattgataactcctccgctagacacagaaaatccaggtggaggctgcaaagcattgttcggattacCGTAAGAAAGGTTTGGATgtgggcgtgctcctggctggaattGCTGAGGACCCTGCTGAAACTGTTgatttctgccatacattcctggctgtcctcgttggaaattcccataatttctgccattcacaaaatttacatcttccatgactgacggatctatcacagcttgctcaggacgtccaacattcaactcaccaagttttgtagtcaactctgccagctgtgtagccattgctgtctgctgcgtagccatcgcagcttgttgagtaaccattgctgcaataggatcagaactggaagcagctgcgaccttcttcaattgtattcgctcagatggccattggtagcttgtgGAAGCCATACTgtcaataatgttccatgcgtCAGAACtacttttctggagtagagagccacctgcagttgtatccatgtgcatccttgtacgctccccgcaggcattgtagaacattatcacaagCGTGCCCTCATCGAATCCATGGcatgggcactttctgagcttctcctgatatcgctcccaagtctccgctagcttttctccatcgtactgttgaaactgcacgatgtccatcttcaacttcaatgtaaggccaggtggatggaacttgcgtaggaatgcatgagccaaatcctcccacacgatattatttcccagctgcagcgtatgataccacgacttcgccttatcccgcagtgaaaagggaaaaagacgaagacggataatgtcatcagggacaccattcatcttcaccgtgctacacagctccaggaaatgcgccaggtgcgcattagggtcttcgatcgcctgtccaccatattggctctgttggaccatcgtgatcaaacccgttttcaactcaaagttgttaacgttcactcttgggggctcctggtacacatattgtggtatgaacgcttcattgatggctggttgtttctgagcctctctcgtctcctgtgcatcaagcagcttcttcaactgctcttgcagatctcgaatttggatttgttctggagtagccatcgtttctgtctcaacttgatcgttctgcttctttagattgcacaaggtcttgttgatttcagggtcaaactcaaagagaggattcccgtgagatcttgtgtgcatatgcaacctacagaaacacaacttataaaagttagaaaacaaaaataaaaacaaagaaaacttgcagtactataaagtcctattggaaatattaaagcaaaatctaaacagtccccggcaacggcgccaaaaagttgatcactatttttatagcaacaaaataccgcaactaaacggtgcaattgtagtacgcaaatagtaagcagagtatcgtatccacagagactgtaaatcGAAATTACTCTAActatctcctacacagactctcacagtatgcaagtgaaacgaAATTTAAGGTGAATtatgaactaagattaactaaattaaaactaaagagcatataaataacaattacttaactcaaatatatggaaaactctgaccctagggatgtactttcactaatcaactacatgtatttaacctattgattcaattaccaattttaatccaaccctgatgaaagatcactatattattcacaagcgtctctaacgaccacctatgaacgtagattaataaatcccttttcgcattcaagactccaaggaataaattaactccaaatagcacataaagaatagcttcctatagcttcacctatcgcattcaagactcaaggctaacactatatcatgcattcctgaatcggctgaacaattatcgcattcaagactcaaactgaacagctagacatgtaaatcattgatcagataattcacaagagaacaggcaccaggaatcatgaatcacaagttggaaggcaaattgatatcaataaatcaaaaacacataatcaatcagctatgtacaaaccctaggttcagattaagagactagccagacataataaaatcaaacataaacataattaaattgaacgcaattgtaaaaacaaattgtataaaaaccgaattaaaacgattgtagcggcttgaatcttcaatcttgatccaagccttgaaaactggaaagctaaaaagttctaaagctataaaactgaaatatgaatgttgggaactgaaaaactaaagctgggaaccctagataggtctaaagaggacctatttatagtcttagggtgaaaaaccaagttctaaaccgaaaataacttgaaaaatcgtaaaaacgcggaaggaaaataaaacacgcctcaaaacggcgacccgttcggcggtcgccgaattcAGGCCATTTTGTACAcgaaaacggcgaccgccgttttTCCAGCTCCAGGCCAAAATTCAGTCAGGGTTTttggcgacctggccggcgatcgccgtcttgGTCGCCattttcaccctttaaatcaccaaaattcggcggtcaacgccctttgaccgccgagttgctccttttccgtcccgactccagaatcttcgtcttttctcgatttctgggctcgattctctcaaaactcttctcttcaacatgttccttacactccatgctccaatatcactcaattctgcatctaaacagtcaaaactacacccaaccgtgaaatctcgaaataatagtaaatgaactccaaacaataatgaaacgggtgtaaaatcgacttaaactacagaatataaaccataaaaactatgcaaaatgagtgtttatcacttccacacaaaaaactgggcaagaaacgggatatagcccttgacggaaaacgcagatccccactgttttggccgtatctccttcgttacttgacggattgggacgattctcatg
It contains:
- the LOC130992687 gene encoding uncharacterized protein LOC130992687 isoform X1 codes for the protein MGSDLFGSYAESSCAALVIVLTYFDLPSHNNYFCLLISVLALLWQRCNSNKIKFSAVLAAAGLIACHASKRFPDEQWEKYAVVTLMDCRSALDPVLSSHHISASLIKNDF
- the LOC130992687 gene encoding pyrophosphate-energized vacuolar membrane proton pump-like isoform X2; translation: MGSDLFGSYAESSCAALVIRCNSNKIKFSAVLAAAGLIACHASKRFPDEQWEKYAVVTLMDCRSALDPVLSSHHISASLIKNDF